The region AGCTCGCGAGCCAGGCCGGCGGAGCTCCCAGGAGGCCGGCACGACCACGATCCGCCGCTCGGTGGTCATGATGTCCACTGCGATCCGCTCGTCGACCGGGGCCGGTCGCACGAACGCCACGTCGACCCGGTGCTGCACCAGCGCGCAGACGTGCTCGGTGAAGTCCAGAGCCAGGAATTCGACCGGGATTTCGGGGCGGGCGCGGTGGAACGCCTGGACCACGGCGGGGGTGAGCTCGGCGGACCCGTTGCTCATGATGCCGACCCGCAGCGTGGTTTCGGCTGTGACCTCGGCCACGTCCGCGACCGCGGCGTCGACCGCCGCCAGCAGGGACCGCGCGTGCCCGACGAACCGCTCACCGGCCGGGGTGAGCCGGACGGGGGAGCGGTCCAGCAGCCGGGTCCCGAGTTCGTGCTCCAGCTGCTTGATGTGCGCCGTGACGGAAGCCGGTGACCGGAACAGCCTTTCGGCGGCCTTGCCGAAGTGGCCCTCTTCGGCGACCGCCAGAAATGACGCCACCCGACTCAAATCCATACCTCGAAGCGTACGAACCAACGGAAGAGCCGCCCGGGGACAGCGCTGCCGGTCCGCTGCCGGAAACCGGTGCCGGATCGCCTGGCACGGCCGGGCGAAACCACCCGAAACGGCGCATAAGTCGCGGAAGGGTTTCCGGCTCGCTCGTCGTGAGGCGAACTTCACGGCGCTGTTCACGATTCCTGAACGGCCGGTGCGGTCGCGCGTTCGACCGGCATAGCACCGATGTCGTGCACAACAAGTGGCTACCGGCCGCATTCCTGCTGACCGCGGCGGGCTGGGGCGCGAATCAGTTCGCCTCGTTGCTCGCCGGCTACCAGTCCGAGCTCGGGCTGTCCGGCCAGGCCGCCACCGGCCTGCTCGCGCTCTACGTGGTCGGCATGCTGCCGGGGCTTGTGCTGGGTGGCCCGCTGGCGGATCGGTACGGTCGCCGACCAGTCGTCTTCTGCGCGATCGTGATCAGCGCGGCCGAAACCGCCGCACTCATCGCCGGCGTGCTCGCCACGCCGTGGCTGGTGGTGGGGCGTCTGCTGACCGGGGTGAGCACGGGCGCGGTGCTGGCCGCGGGCAGCGCATGGGTGCGCGACCTGTCGCACCCGCCGTTCGGCAGTGCCGTCGAGGATGGCGCG is a window of Saccharopolyspora phatthalungensis DNA encoding:
- a CDS encoding LysR family transcriptional regulator, with product MDLSRVASFLAVAEEGHFGKAAERLFRSPASVTAHIKQLEHELGTRLLDRSPVRLTPAGERFVGHARSLLAAVDAAVADVAEVTAETTLRVGIMSNGSAELTPAVVQAFHRARPEIPVEFLALDFTEHVCALVQHRVDVAFVRPAPVDERIAVDIMTTERRIVVVPASWELRRPGSRARPADKPFPPLKRLLPH